The Juglans regia cultivar Chandler chromosome 2, Walnut 2.0, whole genome shotgun sequence genome includes a window with the following:
- the LOC108999206 gene encoding glutamyl-tRNA(Gln) amidotransferase subunit A isoform X5: protein MLQDGYPLPRPLGSTRSSNILCFLLLFFSIITSCCAVNPSHFLPQDQDQDPPCLAFSPTFTYVAKTYKKLWKMFCQKVQVHSDSFNISKNNSKSSEKISEVASLRCAFDLFDANFFNGEKIREVANGAKEFNIPIIRANRKLVASVNGGLNNPSSLVFNPEWGSEKPQSIDKRFSYPSFSGTKRPESEEDVAFMSVLELGDLIKTKQITSEELTNIFLRRLKRYNHVLEAVVSYTEELAYKQAREADALLARGVYLGPLHGIPYGLKDIISVPKYKTTWGSNTFKDQVLDIEAWVYKRLKAAGAVLVAKLVSGSLAYDDIWYGGRTRNPWNIEEFSTGSSAGPAACTSAGMVPFAIGSETAGSITYPAARCGVTALRPTFGTVGRTGVMSISESLDKLGPFCRSTTDCTVILDAIRGRDPDDPSSRDSPLDDPFLVDITKLTVGYLDDAEEEVIHILATKGVNMVPFKLNYTVESVQGILNFTMDVDMLAHFDEWQRSGQDDDYESHDQWPTELQRARMIPAVDYVQKLLVSWLISIRFEATNLPVGIISGFI, encoded by the exons ATGTTGCAGGACGGGTATCCTCTTCCAAGACCACTCGGCTCGACACGATCCTCCAACATCCTCTGCTTTCTATTGCTGTTCTTCTCGATTATAACCTCTTGCTGTGCTGtcaatccatctcattttcTGCCCCAGGACCAGGACCAGGACCCCCCTTGCCTCGCCTTTTCACCGACTTTCACATATGTG GCGAAaacctataaaaaattatggaaaatgTTCTGTCAGAAAGTTCAGGTTCATTCAGATAGCTTTAATATCAG TAAGAACAACAGCAAAAGTTCGGAAAAGATTAGTGAAGTTGCATCCCTTAGATGtgcatttgatttatttgatgcCAACTTCTTCAACGGTGAAAAG ATTCGAGAGGTTGCCAACGGTGCCAAAGAGTTTAATATCCCTATAATCAGAGCCAATAGGAAATTAGTTGCTTCTGTTAATGGAGGACTGAATAATCCATCTTCTTTGGTGTTCAATCCCGAGTGGGGCAGCGAAAAACCACAAAGCATAGACAAAAGGTTTAGTTATCCATCTTTTTCTGGCACTAAGAGACCAGAAAGTGAAGAAGATGTTGCCTTCATGAGT GTTCTTGAATTAGGGGACctgattaaaacaaaacaaattacttCAGAGGAgcttactaatatttttttgcgGAGGTTGAAAAG GTACAATCATGTTCTTGAAGCCGTGGTCTCCTATACTGAAGAACTTGCATATAAGCAAGCAAGGGAAGCTGATGCTTTGCTTGCCCGAGGGGTGTATCTGG GTCCACTCCATGGAATTCCTTATGGATTGAAGGATATAATTTCAGTTCCCAAATATAAAACGACATGGGGTTCAAACACTTTTAAAGATCAAGTTCTTGACATTGAAGCTTGGGTATACAAGAG GTTGAAGGCTGCTGGGGCAGTTCTTGTTGCAAAGCTTGTTTCTGGATCTCTAGCATATGATGACATCTGGTATGGCGGTAGGACAAGGAACCCATGGAACATTGAGGAGTTTTCAACGGGTTCATCAGCTGGTCCTGCTGCATGCACCTCAGCtg GTATGGTTCCATTTGCAATTGGTTCTGAAACAGCTGGCTCTATCACTTATCCTGCTGCTCGTTGTGGCGTGACGGCATTGCGCCCAACATTCGGCACTGTTGGCCGAACTGGTGTAATGAGCATATCTGAAAGTTTG GACAAGCTTGGCCCATTTTGTAGAAGCACCACAGATTGTACTGTTATTCTGGATGCTATTCGGGGTAGGGATCCAGATGATCCCTCATCAAGAGACAGTCCCCTTGATGACCCATTCTTGGTTGACATCACAAAGCTCACAGTGGGATATCTTGACGATGCTGAGGAGGAG GTTATTCACATTCTTGCAACAAAGGGTGTTAATATGGTTCCCTTCAAACTGAATTATACGGTTGAGTCTGTCCAAGGTATCCTGAATTTTACAATGGATGTTGATATGTTGGCTCACTTTGATGAGTGGCAGCGCTCAGGGCAGGATGATGATTATGAATCTCATGATCAATGGCCTACTGAGCTACAGCGTGCGCGCATGATTCCAGCAGTAGACTACGTCCAG AAGTTGTTGGTCTCCTGGCTAATAAGCATCAGGTTTGAGGCAACCAACCTACCGGTAGGCATCATCAGTGGCTTTATATAA
- the LOC108999206 gene encoding glutamyl-tRNA(Gln) amidotransferase subunit A isoform X3, giving the protein MLQDGYPLPRPLGSTRSSNILCFLLLFFSIITSCCAVNPSHFLPQDQDQDPPCLAFSPTFTYVAKTYKKLWKMFCQKVQVHSDSFNISKNNSKSSEKISEVASLRCAFDLFDANFFNGEKIREVANGAKEFNIPIIRANRKLVASVNGGLNNPSSLVFNPEWGSEKPQSIDKRFSYPSFSGTKRPESEEDVAFMSVLELGDLIKTKQITSEELTNIFLRRLKRYNHVLEAVVSYTEELAYKQAREADALLARGVYLGPLHGIPYGLKDIISVPKYKTTWGSNTFKDQVLDIEAWVYKRLKAAGAVLVAKLVSGSLAYDDIWYGGRTRNPWNIEEFSTGSSAGPAACTSAGMVPFAIGSETAGSITYPAARCGVTALRPTFGTVGRTGVMSISESLDKLGPFCRSTTDCTVILDAIRGRDPDDPSSRDSPLDDPFLVDITKLTVGYLDDAEEEVIHILATKGVNMVPFKLNYTVESVQGILNFTMDVDMLAHFDEWQRSGQDDDYESHDQWPTELQRARMIPAVDYVQALALAMAYQSATDHHKQRPPIDDLGPNDSIPNPPAVIYPARLLHH; this is encoded by the exons ATGTTGCAGGACGGGTATCCTCTTCCAAGACCACTCGGCTCGACACGATCCTCCAACATCCTCTGCTTTCTATTGCTGTTCTTCTCGATTATAACCTCTTGCTGTGCTGtcaatccatctcattttcTGCCCCAGGACCAGGACCAGGACCCCCCTTGCCTCGCCTTTTCACCGACTTTCACATATGTG GCGAAaacctataaaaaattatggaaaatgTTCTGTCAGAAAGTTCAGGTTCATTCAGATAGCTTTAATATCAG TAAGAACAACAGCAAAAGTTCGGAAAAGATTAGTGAAGTTGCATCCCTTAGATGtgcatttgatttatttgatgcCAACTTCTTCAACGGTGAAAAG ATTCGAGAGGTTGCCAACGGTGCCAAAGAGTTTAATATCCCTATAATCAGAGCCAATAGGAAATTAGTTGCTTCTGTTAATGGAGGACTGAATAATCCATCTTCTTTGGTGTTCAATCCCGAGTGGGGCAGCGAAAAACCACAAAGCATAGACAAAAGGTTTAGTTATCCATCTTTTTCTGGCACTAAGAGACCAGAAAGTGAAGAAGATGTTGCCTTCATGAGT GTTCTTGAATTAGGGGACctgattaaaacaaaacaaattacttCAGAGGAgcttactaatatttttttgcgGAGGTTGAAAAG GTACAATCATGTTCTTGAAGCCGTGGTCTCCTATACTGAAGAACTTGCATATAAGCAAGCAAGGGAAGCTGATGCTTTGCTTGCCCGAGGGGTGTATCTGG GTCCACTCCATGGAATTCCTTATGGATTGAAGGATATAATTTCAGTTCCCAAATATAAAACGACATGGGGTTCAAACACTTTTAAAGATCAAGTTCTTGACATTGAAGCTTGGGTATACAAGAG GTTGAAGGCTGCTGGGGCAGTTCTTGTTGCAAAGCTTGTTTCTGGATCTCTAGCATATGATGACATCTGGTATGGCGGTAGGACAAGGAACCCATGGAACATTGAGGAGTTTTCAACGGGTTCATCAGCTGGTCCTGCTGCATGCACCTCAGCtg GTATGGTTCCATTTGCAATTGGTTCTGAAACAGCTGGCTCTATCACTTATCCTGCTGCTCGTTGTGGCGTGACGGCATTGCGCCCAACATTCGGCACTGTTGGCCGAACTGGTGTAATGAGCATATCTGAAAGTTTG GACAAGCTTGGCCCATTTTGTAGAAGCACCACAGATTGTACTGTTATTCTGGATGCTATTCGGGGTAGGGATCCAGATGATCCCTCATCAAGAGACAGTCCCCTTGATGACCCATTCTTGGTTGACATCACAAAGCTCACAGTGGGATATCTTGACGATGCTGAGGAGGAG GTTATTCACATTCTTGCAACAAAGGGTGTTAATATGGTTCCCTTCAAACTGAATTATACGGTTGAGTCTGTCCAAGGTATCCTGAATTTTACAATGGATGTTGATATGTTGGCTCACTTTGATGAGTGGCAGCGCTCAGGGCAGGATGATGATTATGAATCTCATGATCAATGGCCTACTGAGCTACAGCGTGCGCGCATGATTCCAGCAGTAGACTACGTCCAG
- the LOC108999206 gene encoding glutamyl-tRNA(Gln) amidotransferase subunit A isoform X6 yields MLQDGYPLPRPLGSTRSSNILCFLLLFFSIITSCCAVNPSHFLPQDQDQDPPCLAFSPTFTYVDSKNNSKSSEKISEVASLRCAFDLFDANFFNGEKIREVANGAKEFNIPIIRANRKLVASVNGGLNNPSSLVFNPEWGSEKPQSIDKRFSYPSFSGTKRPESEEDVAFMSVLELGDLIKTKQITSEELTNIFLRRLKRYNHVLEAVVSYTEELAYKQAREADALLARGVYLGPLHGIPYGLKDIISVPKYKTTWGSNTFKDQVLDIEAWVYKRLKAAGAVLVAKLVSGSLAYDDIWYGGRTRNPWNIEEFSTGSSAGPAACTSAGMVPFAIGSETAGSITYPAARCGVTALRPTFGTVGRTGVMSISESLDKLGPFCRSTTDCTVILDAIRGRDPDDPSSRDSPLDDPFLVDITKLTVGYLDDAEEEVIHILATKGVNMVPFKLNYTVESVQGILNFTMDVDMLAHFDEWQRSGQDDDYESHDQWPTELQRARMIPAVDYVQALALAMAYQSATDHHKQRPPIDDLGPNDSIPNPPAVIYPARLLHH; encoded by the exons ATGTTGCAGGACGGGTATCCTCTTCCAAGACCACTCGGCTCGACACGATCCTCCAACATCCTCTGCTTTCTATTGCTGTTCTTCTCGATTATAACCTCTTGCTGTGCTGtcaatccatctcattttcTGCCCCAGGACCAGGACCAGGACCCCCCTTGCCTCGCCTTTTCACCGACTTTCACATATGTG GACAGTAAGAACAACAGCAAAAGTTCGGAAAAGATTAGTGAAGTTGCATCCCTTAGATGtgcatttgatttatttgatgcCAACTTCTTCAACGGTGAAAAG ATTCGAGAGGTTGCCAACGGTGCCAAAGAGTTTAATATCCCTATAATCAGAGCCAATAGGAAATTAGTTGCTTCTGTTAATGGAGGACTGAATAATCCATCTTCTTTGGTGTTCAATCCCGAGTGGGGCAGCGAAAAACCACAAAGCATAGACAAAAGGTTTAGTTATCCATCTTTTTCTGGCACTAAGAGACCAGAAAGTGAAGAAGATGTTGCCTTCATGAGT GTTCTTGAATTAGGGGACctgattaaaacaaaacaaattacttCAGAGGAgcttactaatatttttttgcgGAGGTTGAAAAG GTACAATCATGTTCTTGAAGCCGTGGTCTCCTATACTGAAGAACTTGCATATAAGCAAGCAAGGGAAGCTGATGCTTTGCTTGCCCGAGGGGTGTATCTGG GTCCACTCCATGGAATTCCTTATGGATTGAAGGATATAATTTCAGTTCCCAAATATAAAACGACATGGGGTTCAAACACTTTTAAAGATCAAGTTCTTGACATTGAAGCTTGGGTATACAAGAG GTTGAAGGCTGCTGGGGCAGTTCTTGTTGCAAAGCTTGTTTCTGGATCTCTAGCATATGATGACATCTGGTATGGCGGTAGGACAAGGAACCCATGGAACATTGAGGAGTTTTCAACGGGTTCATCAGCTGGTCCTGCTGCATGCACCTCAGCtg GTATGGTTCCATTTGCAATTGGTTCTGAAACAGCTGGCTCTATCACTTATCCTGCTGCTCGTTGTGGCGTGACGGCATTGCGCCCAACATTCGGCACTGTTGGCCGAACTGGTGTAATGAGCATATCTGAAAGTTTG GACAAGCTTGGCCCATTTTGTAGAAGCACCACAGATTGTACTGTTATTCTGGATGCTATTCGGGGTAGGGATCCAGATGATCCCTCATCAAGAGACAGTCCCCTTGATGACCCATTCTTGGTTGACATCACAAAGCTCACAGTGGGATATCTTGACGATGCTGAGGAGGAG GTTATTCACATTCTTGCAACAAAGGGTGTTAATATGGTTCCCTTCAAACTGAATTATACGGTTGAGTCTGTCCAAGGTATCCTGAATTTTACAATGGATGTTGATATGTTGGCTCACTTTGATGAGTGGCAGCGCTCAGGGCAGGATGATGATTATGAATCTCATGATCAATGGCCTACTGAGCTACAGCGTGCGCGCATGATTCCAGCAGTAGACTACGTCCAG